In Coregonus clupeaformis isolate EN_2021a unplaced genomic scaffold, ASM2061545v1 scaf1182, whole genome shotgun sequence, one genomic interval encodes:
- the LOC121552118 gene encoding mitoguardin 1-like, with translation MEALTSSDSTSLNYLTHAGRMVLSGLSELNQQDVRQFQQAYDLLVNFINEPANREQLEQEMALVGIDRINFADVFYEFVLLILLEGKTFLPISVKAW, from the exons ATGGAG GCTCTGACATCCTCAGACAGTACCTCCCTCAATTACCTCACCCACGCTGGGAGGATGGTGTTGAGTGGACTATCCGAGCTCAACCAGCAG gatgtgaggcAGTTTCAGCAGGCCTACGACCTACTGGTGAACTTCATTAATGAGCCAGCAAACAGGGAGCAACTAGAGCAGGAGATGGCTCTCGTAGGA ATCGACCGCATCAACTTCGCAGATGTTTTTTATGAATTCGTTCTACTAATCCTTCTAGAAGGAAAGACATTTCTTCCTATATCTGTAA AAGCCTGGTAG
- the LOC121552117 gene encoding uncharacterized protein LOC121552117, with product MYYLTHAGRMLVREMAMLNTQIFTMEQPIIISFTPARRMVWEELSSQNEQYVDEEVGHRSCLALIPWSGPLCVPIFPVFSKAKPVYYLTRAGRMLVTELAVLNTQTSKLVIEEPTIHLTEAGRLVLDELSAPSDSHSQPNREDSGFPYEKLQLVGNWGSFHFHYWNIHYGRVQQNEEDMHHLCIVRGVEKQLWWSRVIQEKILDPWGLVQVVLTNKKLTGIKFLGRRIHGLMSCLVKRRSEFTYYEDAQQVDISTTVEGYQERGMR from the exons aTGTATTATCTTACCCACGCTGggaggatgctggtgagagagatggcaatgttaaacacacag atTTTCACAATGGAGCAGCCCATTATCATCAGTTTCACTCCTGCTAGGAGGATGGTATGGGAGGAACTGTCCTCTCAAAATGAACAG tatgtggatgaggaggttgggcaccggtcctgtctggctttaatcccttggtctggaccctTGTGTGTTCCTATCTTT cctgtcttctccaaGGCCAAACCAGTCTACTACCTCACTCGTGCTGGGAGAATGCTGGTAACAGAGCTTgcagtgttaaacacacag ACTTCCAAATTGGTTATTGAGGAGCCTACCATTCACCTCACTGAAGCTGGGAGGCTAGTGCTTGACGAACTGTCAGCACCTTCAGATAGCCATTCACAG CCAAATAGGGAAGACTCTGGTTTTCCCTATGAGAAGTTGCAGCTGGTTGGGAACTGGGGTTCGTTTCATTTCCATTACTGGAATATCCATTATGGACGAGTGCAG CAAAATGAAGAGGACATGCATCACCTGTGCATTGTGAGGGGAGTGGAGAAGCAGCTGTGGTGGAGCAGAGTCATCCAGGAAAAAATCCTGGACCCATGG GGTCTCGTCCAGGTGGTCCTCACCAACAAGAAGCTGACTGGTATTAAG TTCCTTGGTAGAAGGATCCATGGACTCATGTCCTGCCTTGTCAAGAGGAGGTCTGAGTTCACCTAttatgaggatgcccag CAGGTGGATATCTCCACCACAGTGGAGGGGTaccaggagagggggatgagatga
- the LOC121552666 gene encoding E3 SUMO-protein ligase ZBED1-like isoform X1, with product MATLMSKDLRKGVTDVGTLSESDIANMDDIVQLMGPVKMATTVMCEEDQPTLSVIAPLQAKLLKHLQPCEDDSTLVAEIKRVMASDLSTRYRGTQDALNIASALDPRFKELPYLEKEDREQVYTKLVFEAEVSHQMQAMGNQEEDEGSSSTKLSGFNEETTAPNESPPCKKKALDALFGDSFTQRERKSTSETARAEVLKYRAKDALPLTENAMKWWRSQEKELPVLSTLAKRYLCIPGTSVPAE from the exons ATGGCAACTCTGATGTCCAAGGATCTACGAAAGGGGGTCACAGATGTAGGCACGCTGAGTGAGAGTGATATTGCCAACATGGATGACATTGTTCAGTTGATGGGTCCTGTCAAAATGGCAACCACTGTGATGTGTGAAGAAGACCAGCCAACTCTCTCTGTAATCGCTCCTCTTCAAGCAAAACTGCTGAAACACCTACAGCCATGCGAAGACGACTCAACCCTGGTTGCAGAGATTAAGAGGGTGATGGCCAGTGACCTCTCCACACGCTACAGAGGCACCCAAGATGCTCTCAACATAG CATCAGCGTTGGACCCGCGATTTAAAGAACTGCCCTAcctggaaaaagaggacagagaacaggtctACACAAAACTGGTTTTTGAGGCAGAAGTGTCCCACCAG ATGCAAGCAATGGGAAATCAGGAGGAAGACGAGGGAAGCTCAAGCACAAAGCTGTCAGGATTCAATGAAGAGACCACAG CTCCAAATGAGTCACCTCCTTGTAAGAAGAAAGCCTTAGATGCGCTGTTTGGCGATTCCTTCACCcaaagagaaagaaaatccacaagCGAGACAGCCAGAGCAGAGGTGTTAAAGTACCGAGCAAAAGATGCGTTGCCTTTGACTGAAAATGCCATGAAGTGGTGGAGATCTCAGGAGAaagagctacctgtactttccaCCCTTGCTAAACGGTACCTGTGCATTCCAGGCACCAGTGTGCCAGCAGAATGA
- the LOC121552666 gene encoding E3 SUMO-protein ligase ZBED1-like isoform X2, with protein sequence MATLMSKDLRKGVTDVGTLSESDIANMDDIVQLMGPVKMATTVMCEEDQPTLSVIAPLQAKLLKHLQPCEDDSTLVAEIKRVMASDLSTRYRGTQDALNIASALDPRFKELPYLEKEDREQVYTKLVFEAEVSHQLQMSHLLVRRKP encoded by the exons ATGGCAACTCTGATGTCCAAGGATCTACGAAAGGGGGTCACAGATGTAGGCACGCTGAGTGAGAGTGATATTGCCAACATGGATGACATTGTTCAGTTGATGGGTCCTGTCAAAATGGCAACCACTGTGATGTGTGAAGAAGACCAGCCAACTCTCTCTGTAATCGCTCCTCTTCAAGCAAAACTGCTGAAACACCTACAGCCATGCGAAGACGACTCAACCCTGGTTGCAGAGATTAAGAGGGTGATGGCCAGTGACCTCTCCACACGCTACAGAGGCACCCAAGATGCTCTCAACATAG CATCAGCGTTGGACCCGCGATTTAAAGAACTGCCCTAcctggaaaaagaggacagagaacaggtctACACAAAACTGGTTTTTGAGGCAGAAGTGTCCCACCAG CTCCAAATGAGTCACCTCCTTGTAAGAAGAAAGCCTTAG